A stretch of Triticum aestivum cultivar Chinese Spring chromosome 1D, IWGSC CS RefSeq v2.1, whole genome shotgun sequence DNA encodes these proteins:
- the LOC123182813 gene encoding endoglucanase 3, with protein MAAILRCCLLLAALAGLLLGNAAALPHHGPAKHDYRDALTKSILFFEGQRSGRLPPSQRVSWRRSSGLSDGSSVKVDLTGGYYDAGDNVKFGFPLAFSSTMLAWSVLEFGGMMKGELQHARDAVRWGADYLLKATAHPDTVYVQVGDAGKDHACWERPEDMDTPRTVYKVDPSTPGSDVAAETAAALAAASLVFRKSDPAYSSRLVARAKRVFEFADKHRGVYSAKLSSYVCPYYCSYSGYQDELLWGAAWLHRATKSPVYLSYIKVNGQLLGADEQDNTFGWDNKHAGSRILLSKSFLVQKVGALQEYKAHADGFICSMVPGTPTDQTTYTRGGLLFKLSDSNMQYVTSSSFLLLTYAKYLVSAKKTVSCGGVAVTPQRLRAIARRQVDYLLGSNPMGMSYMVGYGAKYPKKLHHRASSLPSVAAHPGKIGCSQGFTGLYSGAANPNVHVGAVVGGPNQNDQFPDQRSDYEHSEPATYINAPLVGALAYLAHSSGQL; from the exons ATGGCTGCCATCCTCCGCTGCTGCCTCCTGCTGGCGGCCCTGGCCGGCCTGCTTCTCGGCAATGCCGCCGCCCTGCCGCACCACGGCCCCGCCAAGCACGACTACCGGGACGCCCTCACCAAGTCCATCCTCTTCTTCGAGGGCCAGAGGTCCGGCCGGCTGCCGCCGTCCCAGCGCGTGTCCTGGCGCCGGAGCTCCGGCCTCTCCGACGGCTCCTCCGTCAAG GTGGACTTGACTGGAGGGTACTACGACGCCGGCGACAACGTCAAGTTCGGGTTCCCGCTGGCGTTCAGCTCGACGATGCTGGCGTGGAGCGTGCTGGAGTTCGGCGGCATGATGAAGGGCGAGCTGCAGCACGCCCGGGACGCCGTCCGCTGGGGCGCCGACTACCTCCTCAAGGCCACCGCCCACCCCGACACCGTCTACGTCCAG GTCGGGGACGCGGGCAAGGACCACGCGTGCTGGGAGCGGCCGGAGGACATGGACACGCCGCGGACCGTGTACAAGGTCGACCCCAGCACCCCCGGCTCCGACGTCGCCGCCGAGAccgccgccgcgctcgccgcgGCCTCCCTCGTCTTCCGCAAGTCCGACCCGGCCTACTCCAGCCGCCTCGTCGCCCGGGCCAAGAGG GTGTTCGAGTTCGCTGACAAGCACAGGGGCGTGTACAGCGCCAAGCTCTCGTCCTACGTCTGCCCCTACTACTGCTCCTACTCCGGATACCAG GACGAGCTGCTATGGGGCGCCGCATGGCTACACCGGGCCACCAAGAGCCCCGTCTACCTCAGCTACATCAAGGTGAACGGCCAGCTCCTCGGCGCCGACGAGCAGGACAACACCTTCGGCTGGGACAACAAGCACGCCGGCTCCCGGATCCTCCTCTCCAAGTCCTTCCTGGTGCAGAAGGTGGGCGCGCTGCAGGAGTACAAGGCCCACGCCGACGGCTTCATCTGCTCCATGGTGCCCGGCACCCCCACCGACCAGACCACCTACACCCGCGGCGGCCTCCTCTTCAAGCTCAGCGACAGCAACATGCAGTACGTCACCTCCAGCTCCTTCCTCCTGCTCACCTACGCCAAGTACCTCGTCTCCGCCAAGAAGACCGTCTCCTGCGGCGGCGTCGCCGTCACGCCCCAGCGCCTCCGCGCCATCGCCAGGCGCCAG GTTGACTACTTGCTGGGGAGCAACCCGATGGGCATGTCGTACATGGTGGGGTACGGCGCCAAGTACCCGAAGAAGCTCCACCACCGGGCCTCGTCGCTGCCCTCCGTCGCGGCGCACCCGGGGAAGATCGGCTGCTCGCAGGGGTTCACGGGGCTCTACTCCGGCGCGGCCAACCCGAACGTTCACGTCGGCGCCGTCGTGGGCGGGCCCAACCAGAACGACCAGTTCCCGGACCAGCGCAGCGACTACGAGCACTCGGAGCCGGCCACCTACATCAACGCGCCGCTCGTCGGGGCCCTCGCCTACCTCGCCCACTCCTCCGGCCAGCTCTAG